The genomic stretch ATTTTTAATGAGAAGCACACTGACCTTGTCGATGAAGGAGGCGAAGCGGTTGTTGAGGGACTTGATCTGCTCCTTCTCCTGGGTGCGGACGGTCTGGATGGTGGGGTCGATCTCCAGGTTCAGGGGGGCGAGCAGGCTCTGGTTGACTGTGACAGCTGTGATGGCGGGTGCAGGTGCAAcaaagccaccaccaccacccatgctCAGTCCGATGCCAGCACCTCCAGCTCCAAAACCGATGCCTCCACCACCGAGGGCCAGGCCTCCACCGCCGAGGGCCAGGCCTCCACCGCCGAGGGCCAGgcctccagcaccaccacctccgccgATGCTGTAGCTGAAGCTGGAACTACCGCCACCACCTCCCAAGGCCAGGCCACCAGAGCGCCTCATGGACACGGAGCTCATGCGGCCGCCACCGATGGAACCTGCCATGGCGGACTGGCTGGAGAAGCTCCTCCTgatgctgccgccgccgccaccaatGCTGAAGCCACCACCGCTCATGCTGCCACCGCTGCTGAAGCTGGATGAGGAGATCCTGACACTCATGGTTGCTGTTGGCTGAGGGAGGGTGAGGAAGGAGTCAGAGCAGGTGAATCCACTAAGAGAAGAGATGTCCCTCTGAGTGTCTTGCTGCTGGTGTGACCCCTCTTTATACTGTGAAGAGAGAGGGCTGGCTCTCACCTGAGGCCTGCTCCATCCACCACCACTGAATGAGGACATTCCCCCCTCAAGGTCACTTACCTGCAGGGGATGCAGGTAGCCATCTGATTGGTGAAGAGGGCCAAATCCTTAAGCCGAGAGGCCTCCAGCACATTCAGGTAAGGTGCACACACTTAGATAAAGTCAGCAAGACCCTGAGGAGTTTCAGGAACAGGTGGAATGGTAGTATTCTCACTGTGCTTAATCCCCACAACcatttgcatgtactgtatgcccgATAGCACATTTCTCAGATGTTCTCAGAGTTAAGTCTTCAGTCTCCGCTATGTGTTCAATCTTAGGGAGAACAAGAGCAGGTGGAATGGATGCAAAAGGTTCATTTTTAATCTATTACTTAAAAGGTTAGTCAGTTCTTTTCAAAACTCTACAAGAAATGTCAACATAATACGTAGTTATGGTTGATTATGAAGGTTGATATGTCATACAATGATAGAACCATCCTTTTTGTTATAAACATATGCGTctggagcttgtgtgttatgGAGCATTCTGCTTTTGGTTCACAATGTTTGGCTGGGATGGACATGCTTTACGGACACAACCGTTGTCCGCCGTGTCTGGGTAAGGAACACCTGAGAGAGACGCTATATCTAATCCCTGTCCGGAGTGTACACTCTAAACCCAAATTAGTTGTCATTACTAGATCATTGCGTGGAAACCGATTGCCTTAAAGATATACTGTGCAgaattggcgatttcatcgccggtttcgctttcacttctcattttcgctcgttttatgcttgcatgtttctctgcagagcttcccctacagctttagcgtgtatattttacaaaactcctcaattggtcaggctgccgtgccttttcatgagactttacatgacacttcctggagtagagcatgggtgcgtgcccgaggtctcctgaagttgcaagcgtggttctaccgctacagaccactaaagcggccaaaaacaacactgttcgaccggtaatgactcatttaatcatatataacagtatggaacgaattgattaactgaaaaactttgcatagtatacctttaaaccaTTCTAGTTTTGGCAAAACATAAAACTAAACATGTTAagttgtgtcaacaaagaatctTATGTGGATGCTGTAGACCAATTAAGCTACATTAGTAGTCTGTACTTAGAATCtttagttcatttgaatgatctGTTTCAGGAATTGCagttgtataaataaataaatattataggTAGGATTGAATATTAAAAAGGCTCATTAAAATAGGCTATAAACTAATTTAAGTTCTGTACTGTTGTTTCATGTTGAGATGACTGTATTAAATTAATTGTTTTATTAAAAGTTGAAGAGAAGGAATTAATCTCAATGTaggaatgtttttttattattgataaaTTAACGAACAGCATCAAAACTCATAAATAGTCCACATCCACTGTATCTCCAAGATGAAGAACCTATaaaacaaaagaacacaagaaaacaaactgTTAGTCCATGATCGTTTACTCAGTTTAAACAAGTCTGCATCATACAGTAAATGGACTTCAGCCAGCGTTAGCCAAAAGCTAACCAACATGTGCTGCTATTGTTAGCCAACTGACTACAGACAGAAACACCAATTTCAACGATAAAGTCTGAGTTATGCTAAATCTAAAGCTGCAAGACCAGTACatttacacaaaaatacatgTGTTAATATTATAGTATGTCTCTGTGACGGGCCACTGGCGTGCAACGGACCAACTGTTTGTCAGTTATGAGCTGTCAGAAAGGAACGGCCCTGTCGAAACAAAGACTGGCACATTGGGTGTCAGAGGCCATCAGCAGTGCATACCGTTCTGTTGATAAACCAGCACCTGCTTCTGTGAGGTGTCACTCAAGGTGCGCTATAGCAACCTCTTGGGCTGCTTTGAGGGGGATAACTCTTGCCGATTTACATGTATGTTCTGTGACTACTTGGTCTTCGCCGTGTACGTTGTTTTATACAGATTGAATGTGGTAGGCTATCACTTCCACCAGTCTGCAGCAGTGTTGCCTAGTGATGCCTAGGTGTGGTTTGCCTAACTTGTGTGTTACTCAATAAAGGTGTTGAATTCAAGTAGACTGACTGAAGTGTTTTATTCCTCATGACTTGGTGGTATAAGTCTTTCACTCTGTTTTCCGCCGTCTGGAAGTATGAAACAGAACGCTGGTTACGAATGTAACCGTGGTCCTATGAATAGTGGAAGACCGGCAGAGTTCTTGGTTACTCGGAATTGCGAGAATGACCATTGAAAAATCATGACATatcatgtaggctatagcctatatatatcagtggcggaccgtcagggccttcaaggccttctctgaaggcctaactatttccaaatgaatgaaaaatactagtgtctttaataacattttacttaaccatttatttgctcctgcttctccttcccCGATCGTTCTCGACTACTACCGCTGTCGGCTAtgtgatttgattgacagactgtCTGAACAAATAGCGAGAGTGTGCGATATATTTTCATCCAATGAGTTCCCTTGTTAAGGCCCGCATCAGGCCTTCACAAGGAATCGCTGCGTTTACGGTAGGCTACCTAAGCAACCATTAGAAATCATATATTTGGATTCGGGTTGATTGATGGCTACATCTGACTATTATGGCGAGGTAGGCAGGTCTGACTGCAGCTAGGCCTGCAATGTTCGAAAAGaatacccggaatcgttcatCACAAATGTTAACGCTGTTTGAGcactggggtgcgtttcccgataacgatggatagacactcttacgagggttttctacgattcatcttaagatcgatcgttaggatttgccgactgtttcccgaacatgctcgtagcgtgaacgcgtgtgcactgctcttacgatgctcttaagggagctgtccacgataaaagttctgaaatatcccctaatttgatggtgatgtcaggtgactgcacgtcatagctaagccaacgtctgaacttcggatctatagTTAATTCACATCAATACGagaatagaaaacctttgacatctgcatgtaagcattccaattagcctaccacacgcatacttttgtattatttaacattagattgttgccccgtttttatgttGGTTGGAAGATATAAtaggcttcggctagcttaGTCCTACATAGTTTATGCGAGTTCTTTGAtaacctacttgtgagagcacggtgtgctgcctgtgcaataatgtttcgaggtgtcacttaagcagacgtTTTAATAAAAaggttgataagaaaatgaggaaatgtgtaggcttaaacaacatagcctattttgacgcagaacagactatagtcacatattcctttctctgtttttacctcataagcctaataaaaagatgaaaaataaaaggctaggcctacacaaaaagataatggcaaacttttctggcaacgtctcctttcataacttgtaggctattcttgtccggttttaataacattatgtccattgaatgaatgctattttgcacgctaaaatctgaatcatcacaagtaaatttacaataaagaatggtagcctaacgtaagttggatcattatattcttagttgtaatccccctgcatatcctgctggtgactccactgaggcatagcgttacgacgctggcagtaacgagaactctggatcactcgtagatctacgagtgttttcacgatgctcttaagctacgatggtttcgggaaacagtcggcaaatcttaaagggataatccggagtgaaatgcactttagatcaatttttcggactattgggagtacataagttgagttgacaccaaaatcatgtcattcggatgtattttgagaatgttcgagttcaccgtttttagccaaaactcgttagcctggaagtgaccggggcaagtcctttcgccgctacaaaacgctatttttatacctcttctactgttccaaccaacactacacttacgtggtagtgagtagagggtccctaaagccaaaccgaagtatccccacgtctttatgtggtcggatagagagtccagaatgaatttaatcgagtcagtacctttcctgaaatgtcactgctgcagctagcaacgcgttaacaacattttaatagcattatccctttaagacggtcgtaagagggactttacaatcatcgtaggcttacgatgctttcgggaaacgcacccctgatctataaagaatacctggatagactatctcattgttgctgacccatcaacaatgaagccaatggaactgtcccgagtggtcccataatggcggcgtggtgttccaattccattgttgcagaacggcaacattcttttactgtcttttactgtctatgcattcctatggcaagtggtcccataatggccgccgccatgtaggcttcagaattttgacgtagatgctctatccaggtattctttatagatcagtgtgttTGAGGCGTTTACTGTCTATGCTATGGCTTGACGTGAGGAACATCTTGTGTCAGTGTCAGAATCAGACTGGACTtcaatggataaataaatgtgtcataCTGACATGACTATGCAGTtatgaatagtaaataaaccatcattaagcaaaaataatgtATAGTGTCAGCTGGACTAGCAGATATCGATAGTGCTACACATAACGTCAGCTGTAGCCTAACTCTGCACGTAGCTGGTTACTACAGGAATTGgtaagttttgtttcatgtttatttcataacaTAAGACTTGAAAGTCTTGAATGCTTGTTATTAGATGCTTGTTATCTGGCCCTTTACTATATAACAAACGTGTTTTAGTGCTGATTGGTTACGACTAGATTGTTAGCTTGGTACAACTAGATTGTATGCTagcttgaagttgtgtgcgagtTGATGAGACTTTGGTGAAGCTGTCGGGATCGGCATGTCAAACTGTCATTTGGTTCCCTGCCCTCCAAGGTCTGGTTTACTGCCAGTCTACTGCCCTGCTAGTTTAGTCCGACTTTTGATCTCTTTGAGTTTTACGGAGCAGCAGCGAAGCAACCTAAAATAATTGCACTGTACACGCTACAGCTAAATAGAAGAGCTCTACAAACAGTCTGAAGCAAGTAAGCCGATAGCCTAAATATTTCAAGTAGGGCCTAGTCTGCTCAAACCCATGCTGCTGATAAGGATAATGGCCAGGTCCCAATAAAGATGTTATGTTTACCAATAAATAATGCGGAATTCAGCTCGgacgtatttgtttatgtaacgAAAATAGTGATACACCCACTCGCGTTAGAAAGAGAAAACGTTTCTCTCCCACTGTGAAATGCAGGGAAGTTGCACATTTTAACcttgtaatgtaaaaaaaaatctccgggGGGATCCCCCCGTAACGCCcccctattttatttttttttttgccaaaaaataatCATTATTGAAGGCCTAATTGCTTAACTCACGGTCCGCCactgatatatatataggctatatatatatatcagggCGTCATGAGGTCACGAGATGACAACCAATCAATAAGTTCTTGTAGCCAATGCGCAAGCGCATTATATTTCCActgttttccacctctggcggTCTTCCACTATTCATGAAACCACGGTTACATTCGTAACCAGCGTTACTGACTAAGAGCGTCTTAACgtgtatgcctcagtggagtcaccagcaggatatgcaggggggattacaactaagaatataattATCCAACTTACGCTTCTTACTTACTGCTTCAAAATCTAagcctaggctatatgttatttaagcctacacatttcctcattttctaaCCTCTTTCAAACGTCTGcaaaagggacacttcactgattagcattaagctttctatctttagaaaaccagtcatgtttttgaatgatcgtgcatcattccctcagtttgccttgagatgggagaaatacagatttcaatgttggacttcctgctttcaatgatgtaaaaatcatcattttacatcattgaaagcaggaagtcatattcatgggtttcattgaaatctgtatttctctcatctcaaggcaaactgagggaatgatgcgcgACCATTCCAAAacatggttttctaaagatacaaagcttaatgctaatcggtgaagtgtccctttaaaggaacactccactgtttttttttcatattaaactacgttattcccttaaataAGACGAGTTGATcaatacctctcacgtttcaatgcgtgcactcaaagGTTCTGGTGTGCGGCgttactttgatagcacttagctagcccagttcattcactcGGATCTAAACAGAGTTGGTGTAAACACGGTCTAAACAcgagtatggtgagacaaaataaaacgttgtGCTTTTCTAAGTGAATGAGAAGGATAACTataatgtgtggcggaatagcacatgggagcacttcgacttgGCACAGTATTATCCTCAccccaaagtgaaactgaaagtccaagagtgatgatattactgcacctagccgaagtgctcccaagtgttattacgCCATACATTGTAGTTATCCTTCTTACTTGCTTAGCAGTACAAAACATGCTAATACCCCAATATTGCTCAATTGTATGAGATTGAATTGCTAATTGAATTCACATCTTGTTTTccccagattttttttgtttttcctcaaTGTACAGTAAGACGATTGAAtaagaacacaaacaacaacaaaggaaTACTTTGAACCAACATTTATTTAgtgttttcacatttttatgGCATGTTACATCCTAAATCTGGTCATCATCAGATCCATAGGCCTATGATGGGAAAGGCTTCCAAAGTGTGATCAAAGACCAAAGTCTTCGGGTGTTTGTTCATGGGTGTTTGTACACGGGTGTTTGTACACGGGTGTTTGTACACTTGTTGCCCAGGACGTTGTCAAATGTTCTGTGTTTGAGTGGAACAGGGGATAGCAGGGGGAGAGCAGAGTGAAAGCAGGAGAGGTGTTGTTCCTCATTTAGAAGCGGCGGATGCCACTGGACatcatggaggaagaggagcgagaCATGGACATGCTGCTGCCACCGCCAATGCTGAGGCTGGAGCCACCGCCAATGGCAAGGCCACCGCCAATGCCAAGGCCACCACCGATGCCACCGCCAATTCCAATGCCGGCACCACCACCATAGCCGAATCCAGCGCCAcctccaccgccgccaccaaGGGCCaggccaccgccaccgcctccTGCAAAACATTTCAATCAGTTAAACGCAAGAGCAGAAAAAATAGAGTGCAGACAACACACAGTATTGATCATTTCCTGGATTCTTATTCAGTCTTGAAATGAGGAATTCTACCCACCAACAGCAGCTGAAGTCTCTTGAACGTGAACGGTTGCAGAGGCACCACCAATTCTGTGGAAGGGATGATGGATTAGGATTTCTCATTGCTGTTGCCAACTAACAATTTCCAAGTAATTCGGTGTTAGAAATTATACTAATTTACTGATATACTGATTGTTAGTATACACTGTGTGTGGTATGTTTACCTGGACTCCTCTCCTTCCAGCAGTTTCCTGTAGGTGGCGATCTCAATGTCGAGGGCCAGTTTGACGTTCATCAGCTCCTGGTACTCGCGCACCTGGCGGGCCATGTCCGCCTTGGCTCTCTGGATGGCCTCCTCGAGGTCCCTGATGCGCAGCTTGGCATCCTGTACTGCCAGGCTACCTCGCTCCTCAGCCTCTGCAATCTGGACCTCAATACTGGCACGCTACATCATAACAGAGGAAAGCAGGTCAATTAGATGGTTTGTTGATGATGGCATATTTGGTTTGAGAGCAGAAGTGAAGGTAACTCACCTGTCCTTTGACGACCTCAATCTCGCTTGAGAGACGGCTGATCATGCGGTTGAGCTCTGCGATCTCTGACTTGGTTGCACGCAGGTCTACACCGTATTGGCCAGCAGACGTCTGCATCTCCTCAAACTGTTCAATACCAAGAGGTGTTAATATGGAGGCTCTAGTTAGTGCCCATTTCAAGATACAATGCCCTGCATTGATAAAATAATGAGTGATAGTGCCACTCCAACGCACTCACCTTGGCCTTGTACCATGACTCTGCTTCAGCACGGCTGCGGGTGGCGATATCTTCGTACTGAGCACGCACTTCAGCAACAATGGAGTCCATGTCCAGAGAGCGGCTGTTGTCCATCTCCACAATAGCAGAGGTGTCCTTGATCTGTGCCTGCAGCTCGCGCAGCTCCTGTGGGAGGAAGGGAAAGGCCAATGTGAAGGTTCCATATGAGCTTGAGAACACTGTAAGTGCACTTTGGATTGGACCCTGTGGATGAAGTATGACCAACTCTCACCTCCACATAGACGGCCCTGAGGAAGTTGATCTCATCCGTAAGGGCATCAACCTTGGCCTCCAGTTCCACCTTGACCATGTAGGCAGCATCGACATCCTAAAGAAGGGAGGAAGAATGGttaagtatgtactgtaggttcagAGGTCAATAGAAGATCGTGGTAAATAATTTCTGTTTTACCTTTTTCAGCAGAACAAACTCATTCTCCACTGTGGCACGTGTGTTAATTTCAGCTTCATATCTGCAGAAAAGGAGCAGAGGGTGATCCGTCATACAGCAGTAGGAATCTGAAACATTCCCTCTGACAGGTGGTGGACAATGACCAATGTCCATAAATAGTTGAAGCACTCACTTCAGCTTGAAGTCCTCAACCAGAATCTGCATGTTCCTCAGTTCTCCCTCCAGCTTGACCTTGTCGTTGCCCAGGCCGTCAAGCTGTCTGCGCAGGTTGCCGATGTAGGCCTCGAACATGGAGTCGATGTTGGAGCGCACAGTGGTCTGGTCCTGGAGAAGGGTCCACTTGGTCTCCAGCATCTTGTTCTGCTGTTCCAGGAAGCGTACCTGTGGGAATAAAATGAAGCATCATTAGATCAATTAAACTGACACTGATTCTTAGAGATTGGACACACAACAATGCAAAAGTAATAATGacctaaacacacatttcacataTTCTGATCTGCAGATCCCCACAATCTGTGAAAAAAGAATTGCAGATGCTTGCTGCTAACAATTGCTAACAGATGTCGACTAATGTGTAAATATTATCATTACAGAGGAGATATCAGTATTAACATTGaaatttaattaaaaatgtaTACATATCTTATTTTCAGAGCTGACTGTCAAGGATGGGTGCAAAATGTGACTAGGAGTCCTTCAGAGTAGAAGCCTTGATAATACCCACATTTAACCGTTTCGGCACACAGGCCTTATCAAGGTTCCTCTAGCATTGCCTTTCATGAAAAATGTGTTGCAGGCTGTGGAACTGgttcaaaacatacagtatttttgcACAAGTGCCATCTGCTAAGCTGCCAAGCATGCCAAGCTGCAACCAGAATAAGACATTAACACACCTCTCTTTCACTGTTGTGGGATCTTTTTCAGACCACTAATTCACAGTTCTCACGTTGATCCTTGAAAAGATTGCTGATCATCAGTTATGCACTGACTGATGCACTGACAGTTATCCAAATGGCACCTGACCAAAAGGTGCCCACAGCCTTTCACTAGAAAAGCAGGAGTGGCCCATTAATATAACCTGACACAAGGTGTGGCAGCTAGCCTTTTATTCCTGAGAGAATACCCCTCCCCAC from Sardina pilchardus chromosome 7, fSarPil1.1, whole genome shotgun sequence encodes the following:
- the LOC134087557 gene encoding keratin, type II cytoskeletal cochleal-like, which produces MSVRISSSSFSSGGSMSGGGFSIGGGGGSIRRSFSSQSAMAGSIGGGRMSSVSMRRSVGGGGLALGGGGGSSSFSYSIGGGGGAGGLALGGGGLALGGGGLALGGGGIGFGAGGAGIGLSMGGGGGFVAPAPAITAVTVNQSLLAPLNLEIDPTIQTVRTQEKEQIKSLNNRFASFIDKVRFLEQQNKMLETKWTLLQDQTTVRSNIDSMFEAYIGNLRRQLDGLGNDKVKLEGELRNMQILVEDFKLKYEAEINTRATVENEFVLLKKDVDAAYMVKVELEAKVDALTDEINFLRAVYVEELRELQAQIKDTSAIVEMDNSRSLDMDSIVAEVRAQYEDIATRSRAEAESWYKAKFEEMQTSAGQYGVDLRATKSEIAELNRMISRLSSEIEVVKGQRASIEVQIAEAEERGSLAVQDAKLRIRDLEEAIQRAKADMARQVREYQELMNVKLALDIEIATYRKLLEGEESRIGGASATVHVQETSAAVGGGGGGLALGGGGGGGAGFGYGGGAGIGIGGGIGGGLGIGGGLAIGGGSSLSIGGGSSMSMSRSSSSMMSSGIRRF